The Prevotella herbatica genome contains the following window.
GATTGCAGAATATCTTATTAAAGTAGGAAATATAAAATAACGCTTCTGCGTATTCTCGAATGATCGTGAAAACAGTATCCAGCCGGCTCTGTATTGATGTTGGTACAGAATACTGTTTTCACGATAATTCTAAAACCACCAATCGGTATAGTTTAGGAACGTCGGCTTATCCTTAAGTACAGTTCTTTAAGCTATGCAATCCTCATTTGTTGGGAAAATAGTCTAAATCTTATATGTTTTGAAAACTAATTATTATCTTTGTATATTATGAAAGAAATATATTTAGCCGGAGGATGTTTCTGGGGAACAGAACATTTCTTCAAACAAATAGACGGAGTATTGGAAACAAAAGTTGGATTTGCAAATGGGCATACTGAAAATCCAACATATAAAGAAGTATGCACTGATACGACCGGCTTTGCTGAAACTGTGTATATTAAATATGATGAGAATAAAGTACGTCTGGAGTTTTTACTTAATATGTACTTCAAAGCGATTGATCCGGTAAGTGTAAACAAACAAGGTGGTGATTGTGGTACACAATATCGTACAGGTGTCTACTATACATCTAAAGATCAGCTTCCTGTCATAGAGAAGGTTTTTAATCAACAGCAAAAAGAATTATCCGAACCAATAGCTGTTGAAATTAAAGCCCTTCAAAATTTCTATACAGCAGAAGAATATCATCAAGATTATTTGGATAAAAATCCGAATGGATATTGTCATTTGCCTTTAGCATTATTTGAATATGCTAGAAATGCTAAGGATAAAGGATCTTTATAATTAAGGTTTAAAGTAATAATTTACTTGAGAATATTCCCCAATATTTTTCGTGTGGAATGCGTTTTGACGATATAATGCAAACGTTTGATCGATGTAATGCAAACTTTATGTCGTAGAAACGCAAACGTTTGATCGTAGAAACGCAAACTTTATGTCGTAGAAACGATTTTATAATTGAATGCTAGTTAATTCTATCTCCTAGGCTTTTTAATAAATATAGTGTCGATGTGTCTATCGCTTGATTATCAGATATATACGACTGGTTATGTAAAAAATACGTGACGGTATTGAGACGGCTTTTTCTGCCTTTTATCGATGAAAAACAAAATGGTTCATAATTCAGAGGCGTTTTTTCTTACTTCAGTAAGATGCGTTTCTATATAGAACTGCAAAGTCCATGAAAAGATAGCTGATTTTATTTTTTAAAAAAATACCGACACTTGTTTTTGCCCCAAAAGCTATCTAAATTATTGGTAGTAAGCTAGTCGACAGCTCGACACTTGTTTTTTGAAAAACTTTAGTGCGCGCGTGTACGCGTGTACAATATATATGGGAATGCTTTTTGTCTGTGTTGTTTTTTACTTCAGCCATTTTAATATGCCGTAGCTAAAAAGCAAGAGCGCAGAGGGAAAGTTTATATATAATATAACAAAGAGTAATACCAATGAATCACATGATATACTATGCTTTTTTTATTCACAAAAGACGATATTTGGGACTTTGTATAAAAAATCTTGCAAAAAAAAAACAGAAAAATACAACGTCGGTGCAACTTTTTCGATGAATTTGCGTCTTTATATAAAACAGCAAATTATATACATTGCTGAAAGTAATAAATTTACGCTAAAAAACGATTGTAATAATAATTTAATAAATAAAAAATATTCAAAGTAATGCAGTGTAGCCTGCATGCAAATGGATGACAAATATTTCGGCAGGGAGTATTCTCTCCACTTCCTGTCGGATATTTGTTTTTGATGTAATAAATACAGCTTGGTGATTGTAGTATTAAACTTTATTAGTTTGGATAAATTAAAACTTTAATAAAATATTTGTTTGAGTAATATTGTTTTTATATATTTGCAGATACAAGAAATGGGAAAGTCATTCTGTTGGCTATGCCCAAGTAATAAAATATAATATGAGTACTGTAATATATCCTTCACCAATATTCGGCCCAATTCATAGTCGCCGACTTGGTATTTCATTAGGTATAAACCTTATGCCGGCTGACGGCAAGGTCTGCACATTTGACTGTATTTACTGTGAATGTGGATTTAACAAACAACGGATTCCTATGCAAAAACGCCCAACTAGAAGCGAGGTAGCTTCAGCTCTGGAAAAAAAACTGAAGGAAATGCACTTGCAGAATGTTCACCCTGACGTGCTTACCTTTGCTGGTAATGGAGAACCTACGGCTCATCCTGATTTCTATGATATTATATGTGATACAATAGAACTTAGAAATAAATATTGTCCGGAAGCAAAAATAAGTGTATTGAGTAACAGTACGTTCATTAATAAAGAAAAGGTAAGAGCAGCCCTTTTATTGGTTGATAATAATATACTTAAAATGGATACAATCGATCCAGAATACATACAGCGTGTTGATCGTCCTACTCAAATATCGTATGATATCAGTAATATTATTGAAAACCTGAAGCTCTTCAACGGACATGTGATCATACAGTCTATGTTTTTGAAAGGTAAGACAGTCGACGGTGTTGATGTTGATAACACTGGTGAAAAATATGTAAAACCTTGGCTTGATGCAGTGTTAAGTATTCAGCCTCAGGAGGTTATGATATATACAATAGATCGCGAGACTCCTGATCAGAAACTGGAAAAGGCTACGCATGCAGAATTAGATGCAATCCGCGATAGGGTGATTGCAGCCGGAATACCTTGTACTGCGTCATATTGATGTAACATCTTGCTGTAATGTTTTTAGTATAACAAATATATTCAGCTTATGAAACCAGATATAACTACAGTTCCAAATCTTGCACTGGATAAGTATCTAGGCAGATGGTATGAGATTGCTAGGATAGACAATCGTTTTGAGCGTGGCATTAGTAATGCCATTGCGGAGTATTCGCTTAATCCTAATGGAACAATCAAAGTTGTAAATTCAGGCGTTGACATAAAAACAGGTAAGGTGAAGAGTGCTGTTGGAAAAGCAAAGATGACCTCTGTTCCGGGACTGTTAAGAGTGTCATTCTTCTGGATCTTTTATTCTGATTACAGAGTGCTGGCAGTAGATGAAAACTATAAGTGGGCATTGGTAGGCGGAAGCTCCTCTAAATACTTATGGATACTTTCACGCACCCCTAAATTATTAGAAAAAGAAGTAGCATTGGTATTATCTGAGGCTTCACGTAGAGGATATGATACAGGCAGGCTAATTTACCCTTGGAAATAATGGGCAAAACTTAGTTCTGCTAAGAGTTAATTGCTGTTAAACTATTGTGTTATCATCACTTTTGCACTATCTTTGCAAGATATTTGGTGTAATACACTCTTTTATTAAATGGGAAAGAAACGTAAAACATCCCGCAATCGTCACGGATTGCAGGTTATAACTTTGTGCATAAGCACTGCAATGGTGCTTGTCTTGTTGGGTATGGTAGTTTTTTCTGTGCTTACAGCCAGAAACTTATCTACTTATGTTAAGGAGAATCTTGTTGTAACAATGATGCTTCAGGACGATATTACGAATCCTGAGGCACAACAGTTGTGCAGTATGATTCATCATCGTCCGTATATTAATAAGATTACATATATCAGTAAGGAAGCTGCTTTGAAGGAACAGACTGAGGCGATGGGAACTGACCCTTCTGAATTCATTGGTACCAACCCTTTTCTTGCTTCGATAGAACTTCAGTTAAAAGGCGACTACGCTAATTCTGATTCGCTAAAATGGATTACAAAAGAACTGAAGAAATACCCTAAGGTTGGAGATATAACATATCAGCAGGCATTGGTAAACAGTGTGAATGATAATCTGCAAAAGATTAGTCTGGTGCTTTTTGTGCTGGCTGTATTGCTCACGTTCGTATCATTCTCTTTGATAAACAATACTGTTCGTCTTGGAATATATGCTCGCCGATTCTCAATTCATACAATGAAACTAGTTGGAGCGTCATGGAACTTTATACGTTATCCTTTCGTGATGCGTGCCATTGTCGTTGGTATGATTGCCGCGTTGGTTGCTATCGTAGTTTTGGGAACATGTGTATATGCACTATATAGCTACGAACCAGGAATTTTGACAGTCGTTACATGGGATATAGCTGCTATTACAGCAATATCAGTGTTCTTGTTTGGAATCATTATTACAGCAATATGCTCAAGTCTGTCTGTCAACAAATTCTTGAAGATGAAGGCTGGTGACCTTTATAAGATTTGATAAATAAGAAATATAAATAAAAAAATAATGGATAAGAAGAATTTTGCTTTCGACAAAACCAACTTTATATTGTTGGCTATCGGTGTGGCTGTTGTCATAATCGGGTTTATTCTCATGGGTGGTGCAGGTTCTACAGAGAATACATTTAACCCAGAAATATTCAGTGCTATTCGTATAAAGGTAGCTCCGGTAGTATGCTTCGTAGGTTTTATATCTATCATCTACGCTGTTATCCGTAAACCAAAAGACGAAAATAACGCTGCTAAATAATGGATTTAATACAGACAATCATCATTGCCATCGTTGAAGGCTTGACAGAATTCCTGCCGGTATCATCAACCGGTCACATGATAATAACTCAGAATTTACTAGGTGTCCAACAAGGCAATCCGTTTGTTCATGCCTTTACTTTCATTATACAGTTTGGGGCAATCCTGTCTGTTGTATGTTTATATTGGAAAAGGTTTTTCCAAATGAGAAACCATGAGGAATTTATCAGTAAGATGAAATTCTATGGTCTTCTTCTCGTTGGAATAATACCAGCTATGTTTATCGGCTTGGCAGCAAAGAAATCAGGATTGCTTGACTGGCTGCTTGATAGTGTAGAAGTTGTTGCTGTTATGCTTGTACTAGGTGGTATCTTTATGCTGTTTTGTGACAGAATATTCAATAAAGGTAACGAAGATAATAAGGTTACTAGCAGGCGTGCTTTCTTTATTGGTCTGTTTCAGTGTCTTTCTGTTATTCCTGGAATGAGTCGCAGTATGTCGACTATCGTAGGTGGAATGCAGCAGAAACTGACACGTAAGAATGCTGCTGAATTTTCATTCTTCCTTGCTGTACCAACAATGGCAGGAGCAACGCTGCTCGACTTGATAGACATGTTCGGTGAAGGTACTACATGGGCGACATCACATAATATAATGTTATTGATAGTAGGAAGTGTTATCGCATTTTTCGTTGCTTTGCTGGCAATGAAATGGTTTGTAAGTTTCCTTACCAAATATGGTTTCAAGGCATTCGGTTGGTATCGTATTGTTGTTGGATTGATAATCTTGGCAATGCTTCTTACAGGGCATTCACTAGTAATGGCTAGCTGATGAATAAGGATTTCAAGGCAGGTGAGGTATTTGCGATAGACAAACCCTACCGCATATCAAGTTTTGGCGCATTGGCGCATGTCCGCTATGTGCTTTCACATGAACTTGGATATAAAGTTAAAATTGGTCATGCTGGAACGCTTGATCCTTTGGCAACAGGAGTTTTGATCTTGTGTACCGGTAAGGCAACGAAGCGAATAGAGGAATTTCAAGGTCATACAAAGGAATATACTGCTATTTTGCAGTTGGGCGCGACAACGGTTAGCTATGATATGGAGCATGAGGAAAATGAGCATTTCCCTACAGAACATATCACTCGTGAACTAATAAACAGTACGCTTCAACAGTTTATCGGCGATATCGAACAGGTTCCGCCAACATATAGTGCCGTGAAGATAAACGGAGATCGTGCTTGTGACTTGCGTCGTGCTGGTGAAGAAGTGACGTTGAAAATCAAAAATGTACATATTGACGAGATTGAGGTAACAGATTTCGATGCAGAAAAGATGTTGCTCAGTATTCGTGTAGTATGTGGAAAGGGAACTTATATACGTGCTTTGGCACGTGACTTGGGACGTGCACTTGGCAGTGGAGCATATCTTACTGCATTGAGGCGTACCAGAATAGGTGATTTTACAATAGATAAATGTCTCGATTACGAGCAAATAAAAGAATGGTTAGTACAAACTGATAAATAAATATGAAGTTATCACAGTTCAAATTTAATCTGAATAAGGAGCAGGTAGCCCTGTATCCTCACAGTTTCACTCGTGAATTCACCAATGATGATGGCACCAAGGAATCTTTCAAGGTGACTCGTCGTGATGAGAGTCGTCTGATGGTGCTTCACAAAAAGTCTGGTGAAATAGACATGTTCAAGAAGGATGCCGATGGTAAGCCTATTGAGGGTGAGTATCTGGAATTTCGCAATATACTCGATTATTTCGATGAAGGCGATACCTTCGTTTTCAATGATACTAAGGTTTTTCCTGCACGCCTTTATGGTACAAAGGAAAAAACTGATGCAAAGATAGAGGTGTTTTTGTTGCGTGAACTCAATGAAGAAATGCGTTTATGGGATGTTCTTGTAGAGCCAGCTCGCAAGATTCGTATTGGAAACAAATTATTCTTTGACGAGACTAGCACAATGGTTGCCGAGGTTATTGATAATACAACTAGCCGTGGTCGTACGCTTCGTTTCCTCTATGATTGTGATCATGATGAGTTCAGACATGATTTGTTCGCACTAGGAGAGTCTCCATTGCCACGTTATATTATAGATAACCGTGAGAGTAATCACGCTACACCTGAGGATTTGGAAGATTTTCAGACTGTGTACGCCAAGAATGAAGGAGCGGTAACAGCTCCGGCGACAGGATTGCATTTTAGTCGTGAATTGATGAAGCGTATGGAGATACGTGGTATCAATGACGCTTATATAACTTTGCATTGCGGACTTGGAAACTTTAATCCTATAGAGGTTGAGGATTTGACAAAACACAAGATGGATTCTGAGCAGATGGTTATTACTGCTGAGGCTTGTGATTTGGTAAATAAAACAAAAAAAAGCGGACATCATGTTCTTGCCATCGGTACGAGTGTTGTTAAGGCAACAGAAACGGCTGTTGGTACAGACGGTATGTTGAAAGAATACTCAGGATGGACAAATAGGTTCATCTTCCCTCCTTTTGATTTTGGATTGGCAGACTGTATGGTTGCCAACTTCTATCATCCATTTTCAACATTACTTATGTCAACAGCTGCTTTCGGAGGATATGATATCGTTATGGAGTGTTACAAAAAAGCTGCTGAAAACGGTTATATGTTTGGATGCTATGGCGACTCTCTGCTGATACTCAACGATTGATAATTGGTAGCAACATTGGCTTTACATAAAGTTTACCTAGGTTTGGGTTCAAATATTGGAAACCGTAAGCGCAACATGCGTGAGGCTGTCCAATACATGGAAAGCTTGATCGGCACTGTTATGCGCCAGTCAGCTCTTTATGAGACTGAACCATGGGGGTTTGAAAGTCCAAATCTTTTCATTAATATGTGCGTGTACGTGGAAACGCCGCTTGCTCCGAGACAGTTGCTAGAGGCAACTCAGGAGATAGAAAAACGCATGGGAAGAGTTGGAAAGTCGGCAAATCATGAGTATCAAGACCGTATAATAGACATAGATATTTTGATTTATGATGATATTACGGTAGATGAACCCGACTTGAAAATTCCTCATCCTTTAATGCAGGAGAGGGATTTTGTAATGACCCCGTTAAATGAGATACTAAAAAAGAAATAATTGTCGGTTTTGTTATTATGTATCAAAACCATACTGATAAAAAAATCCCGCAACTCAATAGAGGTGCGGGATTTTTTTATTCTTAATCCAATAACCAGATTACTTACGAAGACCGAGTTCCTTAATAATAGCACGGTAGCGATTGATGTCGCTAGCGTAAAGATAATCAAGCAATGCGCGGCGCTTACCTACAAGCTGAGTCAGTGAACGAGTTGTCACTTTGTCCTTGCGGTTAATCTTTACATGCTCAGTAAGATGCTTGATACGGAATGTAAAAAGTGCGACCTGACTCTCTGCAGAACCTGTGTCAGTAGCTGACTTACCATACTGGTTGAAGATTTCTTCCTTCTTTGCTTTGTCTAAATACATAGCTGTGAAATTGATTAAATTAAGTTGCATCATTACATCCTTCGGGTGTCAAACTGCCTTAATCACAACAGCCACACTCTCAAATGCATCGGATTCTCCGAAAATGCGCTGCAAAGTTAGCAATAAAACTTAAAAATAAAGTGCGATAATTAGATAGTTTTATCCGTTATAACTTTTTTTAACGTGCCTATGTAAACCATTAGTAATCAATAATGAACATTACTTCAGTTATTTTTTGTAATTTTGCATCGAAATTGTAATTTAGCATATTTAAGGTAAAGAAATGCAAGACATTAGAAACGTTGCAGTAATTGCACACGTCGACCACGGAAAAACAACATTGGTCGACAAAATGATGCTCGCTGGAAAACTCTTCCGTGACGGACAGGATAACAGTGGCGAAGTTCTTGACTCCAATGATTTGGAGCGTGAGCGAGGTATAACCATTCTTTCAAAGAATGTATCAATAAACTGGAAAGGTGTAAAAATCAATATTCTAGATACTCCTGGACACTCTGACTTCGGTGGAGAGGTTGAGCGTGTGCTGAATATGGCAGATGGTTGTCTTTTGCTTGTTGACGCTTTTGAGGGTCCTATGCCTCAGACTCGTTTTGTGTTGCAGAAAGCTTTGCAACTCGGATTGAAGCCAATCGTTGTCGTTAATAAAGTTGATAAGCCAAACTGTCGTCCAGACGAAGTTTATGAAATGGTTTTCGATCTTATGTGCGATCTGAATGCCACAGAAGAGCAGCTTGATTTTAAGGTTGTTTATGGTTCTGCAAAGAACGGTTGGATGGCAGAAGACTGGCAAAAGCCAACAGATAATATAGAATATCTTCTTGATAAGATTGTTGAAATTATCCCAGCACCAAAGCATCTTGATGGAACTCCTCAGATGTTGATAACTTCTCTTGACTATTCTAGTTATACAGGTCGTATAGCTGTAGGTCGTGTTCACCGTGGTGAATTAAAGAATGGTATGAACATCACAATCTGTCATCGTGACGGAACTAAGGAAAAAACAAAGATTAAGGAATTGCGTACTTTTGAAGGTATGGGTCACAAGCCTACCGATGTAGTAAAAAGTGGTGATATCTGTGCTGTTGTTGGTTTGGAGCGTTTTGAGATTGGTGATACTATTGCAGACTGGGAAAATCCAGAGGCATTGCCACCTATCGCTGTTGATGAGCCTACGATGAGTATGCTTTTCACTATTAATGATTCTCCATTCTTTGGTAAGGAAGGTAAGTTCTGTACTAGCCGTCATATCAATGAACGTTTGCAGAAAGAACTAGAAAAAAATCTAGCTTTGCGTGTACGTCCTTACGAGGATTCAACAGATAAATGGATTGTTAGTGGTCGTGGTGTACTTCACCTTAGTGTACTTGTTGAGACAATGCGCCGTGAAGGATATGAACTTCAGGTTGGTCAGCCACAGGTAATCTATAAGGAAATTGATGGCGTTAAGTGTGAACCTATTGAGGAACTCACAATCAACGTTCCACAAGACTATTCTAGTAAGATGGTTGATATGGTAACTCGCCGTAAGGGTGAATTGACTGGTATGGACACTGAAGGTGATCGTGTAAATATTACATTTGATATTCCTTCACGTGGTATCATTGGTCTTCGTACCAATGTACTTACTGCAAGTCAGGGTGAGGCTATCATGGCACATATTTATAAGGAGTATCAGCCATACAAGGGTGAAATCACACGCCGTTTGAACGGTTCAATGATTGCCATGGAGACAGGTACTTCATTTGCTTATTCAATTGATAAACTTCAGGATCGTGGTAAATTCTTTATTGACGCAGGAGAAGAAGTTTATTATGGTCAGGTTGTAGGTGAGCATATTCATGATAATGACCTAGTTATCAATGTAACAAAGGCAAAGCAGCTTACTAACGTGCGTGCCAGTGGTAGTGATGACAAGGCTCGTGTAATTCCAAAGACTGTAATGAGTCTTGAGGAATGTCTGGAATACATCAAGGAAGATGAATATGTAGAGGTTACTCCTAAGAATATGCGTATTCGTAAGGTAATCCTTGATCATCAGGAGCGTAAGCGTTCAAATAAGATTTAATATTTAATAGATCTATATTATGACTGGATTATACATTTTTATAGCACTTATAGTAGTTGCCCTGATAGGATGGGGAATTGCCGAATTGAAGAGCCGTACAATAACATTCGGGCATTCTGAAGCTGAAAAGGAAGAGGCTGAACTCATTCATAAAGAACAGGAAGAACGCGGATTTAAGGAGCAGAATCTTAAGGATTTGTTAGCTCATAACAGTACAAAAGGCTACAATGCAGTAGATTAAATGCAATAAATTCAATATCAAGGCGTTTCATAATAAAATACTTTTTATTATGAAGCGCTTTTTCTTTTTATTATCTCTTTGTGCAACGACAGTATTCTGCAGTGCGCAAAGCCGTGTTGGAACATTTTCAATCATTCCAAAGGTTGGGGTATGTCTGTCTAATATGACAAACAATGATTTCATTATTGGTAAGAATACTGTTTGCTCGCCAAAATACAAAGCTGGTTTTACTGGTGGAGTAGAGGCTGAGTATCAGTTGACATCACCGTTGAGTGTGTCATTAGCTGCACTATATACCATGGAGGGCTGCCGTTATCTTGACGAGAGTGGATTAAGTGCTTCGCCATCTGTAAGCTATGAAGGTTATGCGGATCATACGGTGAACTTAAATGTTATAAATGTCCCGCTAACATTGAATTATTATGTGGCAGATGGGTTAGCTATTAAAGCCGGTTTACAGATGGGCTTTCCTGTTGATACTAACGAAAAATATGAAGTAACACCTTTTACGATAAATGATCGCACGGGAGAGCATTCTTATGGTACGATGGTGAAACATAATGAAAATACCAACGATAAATATAAGAGTGTTGATGTGTCAATACCGTTGGGAGTATCTTATGAATACATGAATGTCGTTGTTGACGCAAGATATAATCTTGGTATAACAAAAAATAACAAGGTAAATGATTCCAAAAGCAACTTCTTTGCGTTGACTGTGGGATATAAATTTGATATGTGAAATAGATAATGACTAAATTAATTAATACTTTAATATTAATAATACTTCTTTTTACACAGACTTCTTGCGAGCGAGTAAGTTTTGATAAGTCTGATATTGAGAACAAAGATGGTTTTGAACTTAATTTCCATGTAAGGAATCTTGATACTCGTGGCATCGTAGATGTGTCGAAAGTGTGCAATAAGATAAATTTTGCAGTATACGACAGTATTGGAGATAGGGTGAAATCTATCAGTCAAAGTTCGGATAAAGATAATGATTTTGGCACTATAAAAGTTTCACTCCCGGAAGGGAACTATAAGGTTGTGGTTTTAGCGCATAGTGGTAGCACAAATGCTTCAACTACAAACATGAATAGAATAACCTTTAATGGAAAAGTGACAGATACATTTGTTTATAGTGAAGACATTAATGTAAAGGGGAACTCTGATTATCAGATGACTCTTAAAAGATGCGTAGCAAAGATATTGTTCACAGTCAAGGATAAGGTTCCTGAAAATGTAAAGCAAATAAAGTTCTTTTATACTGGCGGTAGTAGTACTCTTGATGGTGCCAGCGGTATGGGATGTGTTAACTCACGACAGACAGAAATACGTGATGTCGGTGTGGAGGCTCGTGCAGATTCCTCAGTTTATGAATTATACACTTTTCCTCAAGATGCGACTAGTTGTCTGAACATAACAGTTTCATGCCTTGATGGTGAAGGAAATACTATTTATGAGCGGATGTTTGAGGATGTGAATATTTCACTTTGTGGTGTTACCACATGTACTGGCAATTTATTCTCAGCAGATGCAAATAGTTCTACAAAAGGAGTTGTTTTGAAAGCTGATGACGAATGGATAGATGGAGGAATATATAAGTATTGATGAAAAATAGTAAGTTGGCAATTATAATGAAATTGCCAACTTCCCAAAAATTATAGTTTACTTAGGGTAAACCATGTTTTCTTCTTTGATGTTATCCAACACTTCGTGCAAATATTTTGCTGCTTCGTATTTTGCCATTGGAAGATCGTGAAGAAGATAATTACCGCAATCCTTCGCCGCCGCTCCTGGAATGTTTCCTTCAAAGTCGGCTACAAACTTAAATGTTCTCTTCATTAATTC
Protein-coding sequences here:
- a CDS encoding FimB/Mfa2 family fimbrial subunit: MTKLINTLILIILLFTQTSCERVSFDKSDIENKDGFELNFHVRNLDTRGIVDVSKVCNKINFAVYDSIGDRVKSISQSSDKDNDFGTIKVSLPEGNYKVVVLAHSGSTNASTTNMNRITFNGKVTDTFVYSEDINVKGNSDYQMTLKRCVAKILFTVKDKVPENVKQIKFFYTGGSSTLDGASGMGCVNSRQTEIRDVGVEARADSSVYELYTFPQDATSCLNITVSCLDGEGNTIYERMFEDVNISLCGVTTCTGNLFSADANSSTKGVVLKADDEWIDGGIYKY